The following coding sequences are from one Nicotiana tabacum cultivar K326 chromosome 1, ASM71507v2, whole genome shotgun sequence window:
- the LOC107772341 gene encoding uncharacterized protein LOC107772341, with the protein MEENPFANIEEYIEYANAIVPPAVGAATFKVEHGLIFMLKAEGGLRNSTVDDPTQHLRNFLGVCAMQWRNNVFDDALRLRCFKYSLAGDARKWLQNMPPNSIHSWPELVRAFLAKWFPKSSSSESRLEGMLERVLQNQEKSDTSMRNMTELVGSHTAFIQKLDMQMRDLSREQNPNQKGTLPSDTIANPKGSGSGPTSHVMAITTRSGKVLEGGSEQGVEFEESEQEAEVEEPSVVEVERVPEELKVQEENREEVKEKVKETSKTLPSIPRHPPPFPQRLSRKVDNSKLEKIYDILKQLSVNIPIVEAFQEKPCFAKYLNDLITKKRTIKNEVKEDPGAFTIPYTIGAHDFARALCDNGASINLMPLAIYKQPGLGMPRPTNMRLQMADRSIKRPVRIVDDVLVKVGKFHLPANFIILDFVVDKKIPIILGRPFLATGRALMVSERNEIKFRVNDEEVTFQASKGMKLPHEIESISVIDVVDEVEDAVEIKMEEQCLGEALAAIW; encoded by the exons atggaagaaaatcctttTGCGAACATAGAGGAGTACATTGAGTATGCAAATGCTATTGTACCTCCGGCCGTTGGCGCTGCAACTTTCAAGGTAGAACATGGTTTAATCTTTATGCTCAAAGCGGAGGGGGGTTTAAGGAATTCCACTGTTGATGATCCGACACAACATCTTAGAAACTTCTTGGGTGTGTGTGCGATGCAATGGAGGAACAACGTCTTTGATGATGCTCTAAGGTTGAGGTGCTTCAAGTACTCACTAGCTGGGGACGCAaggaaatggcttcaaaatatgCCACCAAACTCCATTCATTCTTGGCCTGAACTTGTCCGGGCATTCTTAGCTAAATGGTTCCCGAAAA GTTCCTCAAGTGAGTCTAGGTTGGAAGGCATGCTTGAACgggtattgcaaaatcaagagaAGTCTGATACTTCTATGAGGAATATGACTGAGCTTGTTGGTTCTCATACCGCATTCATTCAAAAATTAGATATGCAAATGAGAGACCTCTCTAGGGAACAAAATCCAAATCAAAAAGGGACACTTCCAAGTgacacaattgcgaaccccaagGGCAGTGGGAGTGGTCCAACTTCTCATGTCATGGCAATTACTACACGGAGTGGAAAGGTACTAGAAGGTGGGAGTGAACAAGGGGTTGAATTTGAAGAGTCCGAACAAGAGGCTGAGGTTGAAGAGCCAAGTGTTGTTGAAGTTGAAAGAGTTCCGGAAGAATTGAAAGTGCAAGAAGAGAACCGggaagaggtaaaggaaaaggtaaaagagacaTCAAAAACTCTACCATCTATTCCTAGACATCCTCCTCCATTCCCTCAAAGACTTTCTAGAAAGGTTGACAATAGCAAACTCGAAAAAATCTATGACATTCTCAAGCAATTATCGGTGAATATTCCAattgtggaagcatttcaagagaagCCATGTTTTGCTAAATATTTGAATGATTTGATTACCAAGAAGAGAACCATCAaaaatgaagtg AAAGAAGACCCGggagctttcaccattccttaTACTATTGGAGCACATGATTTTGCAAGAGCCCTTTGTGATAATGGGGCTAGCATCAACTTGATGCCTCTTGCTATTTACAAGCAACCAGGGTTAGGTATGCCAAGGCCCACAaatatgagattgcaaatggccgatcgttcCATAAAGAGACCGGTGCGAattgttgatgatgtgcttgttaaAGTGGGAAAGTTTCATTTACCCGCCAATTTCATAATCCTTGATTTTGTGGTTGACAAAAAGATCcctatcattttggggagaccaTTCCTAGCCACAGGAAGAGCACTAATGGTTTCGGAACGGAATGAGATCAAATTTCGTGTGAATGATGAAGAGGTTACATTCCAAGCAAGCAAGGGTATGAAACTACCACATGAAATTGAGAGCATCtcggtgattgatgttgttgatgaagTGGAAGATGCGGTTGAAATAAAGATGGAAGAACAATGCCTCGGTGAGGCGTTAGCGGCTATTTGGTAA